From one Amia ocellicauda isolate fAmiCal2 chromosome 17, fAmiCal2.hap1, whole genome shotgun sequence genomic stretch:
- the LOC136712475 gene encoding huntingtin-interacting protein 1-related protein isoform X2 encodes MSKLKVQDALLKNKDEKLASISKAINSTETPVKEKHARRIILGTHREKGAFTFWSYALGLPLASNSILSWKFCHVLHKVLRDGHTNSLQDCARHRSNIRETGVLWGNLHDLYGQLVALHCKLLCTKMDFHMKYPDIRPNLEASDEVLERTAGTNIDNVFQLTVEVFDYLDCELKLAETVFRQLNTSIAISTTTLGQCRLSPLIQVIQDSSQLYHFTVKLLFKLHACLPADTLQGHRDRFHDQFHRLKNFFNRARDMLYFKRLIQIPKLPDSPPNFLRASALAEHVKPVVVIPDEEPYDDDPEPLIEVSVTPQYEQQMHLQAQPQALDIFDKTFGPPNGGFDERDVQIDNLKREIEMLRAELEKIKAEAQRYITQLKSQINSLEAELEEQRIQKQRALVENEQLRMELEQLRQQGVETESVQANFVEAEKRALATELRYTKLKEKHAELVSSHAELLRKSADTVKMLSATQQTQEEVARTKQQLAFEVDRIKQEADMKLEEQKFEMEKLKRELEERRTELLRVQTALQGHLKSGEQLNSSLVGLQAEKEVLSQKVSEREAELITLKNSMTAQEASLQQQRDRTTRELGELQGKLKEKMSREEQLQQKLLEEQFSLLQGTVNEAENIIQDAVAKLDDPLHIRCTSSPDYLISRAEAALTSVDGVKKGHADYLRNMGDAGSLLRALAQFSHLTADTIVNGSATAHMAPTDHADRLTDNCRSCGTRSLQFLRDLKSKQSLSQADPAAVKLIIQQILRLGQELRPKGMDVRQDELGDLVDKEMAATAAAIEEAVRRIDEMMNQARKDTTGVKLEVNERILYSCTDLMKAIRMLVVASTDLQKEIVESGRGAATIREFYAKNSRWTEGLISASKAVGWGATQMVESADKVVLHTGKYEELIVCSHEIAASTAQLVAASKVKADRNSRKLTTLQQASRYVNEMAANVVASTKTGLDQIEDKDTMDFSGMSLIKLKREEMESQVKVLELEAQLGNERIRLGELRKKHYDLAGVPLEELSDDAGFLKSEPLSPTPGKPTIMKKPPLAQKPTIKRNSSPFR; translated from the exons ATGTCGAAGCTGAAGGTGCAGGATGCTTTGTTGAAGAACAAGGACGAAAAG TTGGCCAGCATCAGCAAAGCCATCAACAGCACTGAGACCCCAGTAAAGGAGAAGCATGCACGCA GAATCATCCTCGGGACGCACCGTGAGAAAGGAGCCTTCACGTTCTGGTCGTACGCGCTGGGCCTGCCCCTGGCCAGCAACTCCATCCTCAGCTGGAAGTTCTGCCATGTCCTGCACAAAGTCCTGCGAGATGGGCATACCAAT AGCCTGCAGGACTGCGCGAGGCATCGGAGCAACATTCGGGAGACGGGGGTTCTGTGG ggTAACTTGCATGATCTATATGGACAGCTTGTTGCACTTCACTGCAAGCTCCTGTGCACGAAGATGGATTTCCACATGAAG TATCCAGATATCCGCCCAAACCTTGAGGCATCGGATGAAGTCCTGGAGCGAACAGCCGGCACTAACATCGACAACGT TTTCCAGCTGACAGTGGAGGTGTTTGACTATCTTGACTGTGAGCTGAAGTTGGCAGAGACAG TCTTCCGGCAGCTCAACACCTCCATCGCCATCTCCACGACCACGTtggggcaatgcaggctgtccCCACTGATCCAGGTGATCCAGGACTCCAGTCAACTGTACCACTTCACCGTCAAGCTGCTCTTCAAACTGCATGCCT GTTTGCCAGCAGACACTCTTCAAGGGCACAGAGACCGATTCCATGACCAGTTCCACAG GCTGAAAAACTTCTTCAATCGGGCCAGAGACATGCTGTACTTCAAGAGACTCATCCAGATCCCCAAGCTCCCTGAT TCCCCCCCTAATTTCCTGCGTGCATCTGCACTGGCAGAGCACGTGAAGCCCGTGGTGGTGATACCAGATGAGGAGCCATACGACGACGACCCCGAACCTCTGATTGAGGTCAGTGTGACGCCCCAGTATGAGCAGCAGATGCACCTACAGGCCCAGCCACAG gcGCTGGACATATTTGATAAGACCTTCGGGCCTCCTAATGGTGGCTTTGATGAGAG GGATGTTCAGATAGACAACCTCAAGCGGGAGATTGAGATGCTCAGAGCCGAACTGGAGAAGATCAAAGCTGAG GCCCAGCGCTACATCACCCAGCTGAAGTCGCAGATCAACAGCCTGGAGGCGGAGCTGGAGGAGCAGCGGATACAGAAGCAGCGTGCCCTGGTGGAGAATGAGCAGCTGCGCATGGAGCTGGAGCAGCTGCGGCAGCAGGGCGTGGAGACAGAGAGCGTGCAGGCCAACTTCGTGGAGGCTGAGA AGCGAGCCCTGGCCACAGAGCTGCGCTACACCAAGCTGAAGGAGAAGCACGCCGAGCTGGTCAGCAGCCATGCGGAGCTCCTCAGGAAG agtGCGGACACTGTGAAGATGCTGTCGGCCACACAGCAGACCCAGGAGGAGGTGGCCAGGACCAAACAGCAGCTGGCCTTCGAGGTCGACCGGATCAAACAGGAGGCTGACATGAAG CTGGAAGAACAGAAATTTGAAATGGAGAAGCTGAAACGGGAACTGGAGGAGAGGAGAACGGAGCTGTTGCGAGTCCAAACAGCCCTGCAGGGGCATCTGAAG TCGGGCGAGCAGCTCAACAGCAGCCTGGTGGGGCTACAGGCTGAGAAGGAGGTGCTGTCCCAGAAGGTGAGCGAGCGTGAGGCGGAACTCATCACCCTGAAGAACAGCATGACAGCACAGGAGGCCTCCCTCCAGCAGCAGAGGGACAGGACAACCCGTGAACTGGGGGAGCTGCAGGGCAAACTGAAGGAGAAG ATGAGCAGAGAGGAGCAGCTGCAGCAGAAACTCCTGGAGGAGCAGTTCAGCCTGCTGCAGGGCACGGTGAACGAGGCCGAGAACATCATCCAGGATGCCGTGGCCAAGCTGGATGACCCCCTGCACATACGCTGTACCAGCTCCCCAG ACTACCTCATCAGCCGTGCAGAAGCCGCCCTGACCTCTGTTGACGGTGTGAAGAAGGGCCATGCTGACTACCTGAGGAACATGGGAG ATGCAGGCAGCCTGCTCAGGGCCCTTGCCCAGTTCTCCCACCTGACGGCCGACACCATCGTGAATGGCAGCGCCACAGCCCACATGGCCCCCACTGACCACGCCGACA GGCTGACGGATAACTGCCGCAGCTGTGGGACTCGGAGCCTGCAGTTCCTCAGGGACCTGAAGTCCAAGCAGTCCCTGTCCCAGGCCGACCCCGCCGCCGTCAAGCTCATCATCCAGCAGATCTTGCGCTTGGGCCAG GAACTGAGGCCGAAGGGTATGGACGTCAGGCAGGACGAGCTGGGAGATCTGGTGGACAAGGAGATGGCTGCTACTGCCGCCGCCATTGAGGAGGCAGTGAGGCGGATTGAT GAAATGATGAACCAGGCGAGGAAGGACACCACTGGGGTCAAGCTGGAGGTCAACGAGAG AATCCTCTACTCCTGTACAGACCTGATGAAG GCCATCCGTATGCTTGTCGTCGCCTCAACAGACCTGCAGAAGGAGATTGTGGAGAGTGGACGG GGGGCCGCCACAATACGGGAGTTCTACGCCAAGAATTCTCGCTGGACTGAAGGCCTGATTTCTGCGTCTAAAGCCGTGGGCTGGGGGGCCACTCAGATGGT GGAGTCTGCCGACAAGGTGGTCCTGCACACAGGGAAGTATGAGGAGCTGATAGTGTGCTCCCATGAGATCGCTGCCAGCACCGCACAGTTGGTCGCTGCGTCCAAG GTGAAGGCTGACCGCAACAGCAGGAAGCTGACCACCCTGCAGCAAGCCTCTCGCTATGTCAATGAAATGGCAGCCAACGTGGTTGCCTCCACCAAGACTGGGCTGGACCAGATAGAGGACAAGG ACACCATGGATTTCTCCGGCATGTCTCTCATTAAACTGAAGAGAGAGGAGATGGAGTCCCAG gtgAAGGTGCTCGAGCTGGAAGCCCAGCTGGGCAATGAGCGGATACGCCTGGGGGAGCTGCGGAAGAAGCACTATGACCTGGCCGGGGTGCCCCTGGAGGAGCTCAGCGATGACGCCGGTTTCCTGAAGTCCGAGCCCCTGTCTCCCACCCCAGGAAAACCCACCATCATGAAGAAGCCCCCGCTGGCACAGAAACCCACCATCAAGCGGAATAGCAGCCCG tTCAGATAG
- the LOC136712475 gene encoding huntingtin-interacting protein 1-related protein isoform X1, with protein MNSIRQVPSRVKSKRTETNLGAEKEQFDKQQLASISKAINSTETPVKEKHARRIILGTHREKGAFTFWSYALGLPLASNSILSWKFCHVLHKVLRDGHTNSLQDCARHRSNIRETGVLWGNLHDLYGQLVALHCKLLCTKMDFHMKYPDIRPNLEASDEVLERTAGTNIDNVFQLTVEVFDYLDCELKLAETVFRQLNTSIAISTTTLGQCRLSPLIQVIQDSSQLYHFTVKLLFKLHACLPADTLQGHRDRFHDQFHRLKNFFNRARDMLYFKRLIQIPKLPDSPPNFLRASALAEHVKPVVVIPDEEPYDDDPEPLIEVSVTPQYEQQMHLQAQPQALDIFDKTFGPPNGGFDERDVQIDNLKREIEMLRAELEKIKAEAQRYITQLKSQINSLEAELEEQRIQKQRALVENEQLRMELEQLRQQGVETESVQANFVEAEKRALATELRYTKLKEKHAELVSSHAELLRKSADTVKMLSATQQTQEEVARTKQQLAFEVDRIKQEADMKLEEQKFEMEKLKRELEERRTELLRVQTALQGHLKSGEQLNSSLVGLQAEKEVLSQKVSEREAELITLKNSMTAQEASLQQQRDRTTRELGELQGKLKEKMSREEQLQQKLLEEQFSLLQGTVNEAENIIQDAVAKLDDPLHIRCTSSPDYLISRAEAALTSVDGVKKGHADYLRNMGDAGSLLRALAQFSHLTADTIVNGSATAHMAPTDHADRLTDNCRSCGTRSLQFLRDLKSKQSLSQADPAAVKLIIQQILRLGQELRPKGMDVRQDELGDLVDKEMAATAAAIEEAVRRIDEMMNQARKDTTGVKLEVNERILYSCTDLMKAIRMLVVASTDLQKEIVESGRGAATIREFYAKNSRWTEGLISASKAVGWGATQMVESADKVVLHTGKYEELIVCSHEIAASTAQLVAASKVKADRNSRKLTTLQQASRYVNEMAANVVASTKTGLDQIEDKDTMDFSGMSLIKLKREEMESQVKVLELEAQLGNERIRLGELRKKHYDLAGVPLEELSDDAGFLKSEPLSPTPGKPTIMKKPPLAQKPTIKRNSSPFR; from the exons TTGGCCAGCATCAGCAAAGCCATCAACAGCACTGAGACCCCAGTAAAGGAGAAGCATGCACGCA GAATCATCCTCGGGACGCACCGTGAGAAAGGAGCCTTCACGTTCTGGTCGTACGCGCTGGGCCTGCCCCTGGCCAGCAACTCCATCCTCAGCTGGAAGTTCTGCCATGTCCTGCACAAAGTCCTGCGAGATGGGCATACCAAT AGCCTGCAGGACTGCGCGAGGCATCGGAGCAACATTCGGGAGACGGGGGTTCTGTGG ggTAACTTGCATGATCTATATGGACAGCTTGTTGCACTTCACTGCAAGCTCCTGTGCACGAAGATGGATTTCCACATGAAG TATCCAGATATCCGCCCAAACCTTGAGGCATCGGATGAAGTCCTGGAGCGAACAGCCGGCACTAACATCGACAACGT TTTCCAGCTGACAGTGGAGGTGTTTGACTATCTTGACTGTGAGCTGAAGTTGGCAGAGACAG TCTTCCGGCAGCTCAACACCTCCATCGCCATCTCCACGACCACGTtggggcaatgcaggctgtccCCACTGATCCAGGTGATCCAGGACTCCAGTCAACTGTACCACTTCACCGTCAAGCTGCTCTTCAAACTGCATGCCT GTTTGCCAGCAGACACTCTTCAAGGGCACAGAGACCGATTCCATGACCAGTTCCACAG GCTGAAAAACTTCTTCAATCGGGCCAGAGACATGCTGTACTTCAAGAGACTCATCCAGATCCCCAAGCTCCCTGAT TCCCCCCCTAATTTCCTGCGTGCATCTGCACTGGCAGAGCACGTGAAGCCCGTGGTGGTGATACCAGATGAGGAGCCATACGACGACGACCCCGAACCTCTGATTGAGGTCAGTGTGACGCCCCAGTATGAGCAGCAGATGCACCTACAGGCCCAGCCACAG gcGCTGGACATATTTGATAAGACCTTCGGGCCTCCTAATGGTGGCTTTGATGAGAG GGATGTTCAGATAGACAACCTCAAGCGGGAGATTGAGATGCTCAGAGCCGAACTGGAGAAGATCAAAGCTGAG GCCCAGCGCTACATCACCCAGCTGAAGTCGCAGATCAACAGCCTGGAGGCGGAGCTGGAGGAGCAGCGGATACAGAAGCAGCGTGCCCTGGTGGAGAATGAGCAGCTGCGCATGGAGCTGGAGCAGCTGCGGCAGCAGGGCGTGGAGACAGAGAGCGTGCAGGCCAACTTCGTGGAGGCTGAGA AGCGAGCCCTGGCCACAGAGCTGCGCTACACCAAGCTGAAGGAGAAGCACGCCGAGCTGGTCAGCAGCCATGCGGAGCTCCTCAGGAAG agtGCGGACACTGTGAAGATGCTGTCGGCCACACAGCAGACCCAGGAGGAGGTGGCCAGGACCAAACAGCAGCTGGCCTTCGAGGTCGACCGGATCAAACAGGAGGCTGACATGAAG CTGGAAGAACAGAAATTTGAAATGGAGAAGCTGAAACGGGAACTGGAGGAGAGGAGAACGGAGCTGTTGCGAGTCCAAACAGCCCTGCAGGGGCATCTGAAG TCGGGCGAGCAGCTCAACAGCAGCCTGGTGGGGCTACAGGCTGAGAAGGAGGTGCTGTCCCAGAAGGTGAGCGAGCGTGAGGCGGAACTCATCACCCTGAAGAACAGCATGACAGCACAGGAGGCCTCCCTCCAGCAGCAGAGGGACAGGACAACCCGTGAACTGGGGGAGCTGCAGGGCAAACTGAAGGAGAAG ATGAGCAGAGAGGAGCAGCTGCAGCAGAAACTCCTGGAGGAGCAGTTCAGCCTGCTGCAGGGCACGGTGAACGAGGCCGAGAACATCATCCAGGATGCCGTGGCCAAGCTGGATGACCCCCTGCACATACGCTGTACCAGCTCCCCAG ACTACCTCATCAGCCGTGCAGAAGCCGCCCTGACCTCTGTTGACGGTGTGAAGAAGGGCCATGCTGACTACCTGAGGAACATGGGAG ATGCAGGCAGCCTGCTCAGGGCCCTTGCCCAGTTCTCCCACCTGACGGCCGACACCATCGTGAATGGCAGCGCCACAGCCCACATGGCCCCCACTGACCACGCCGACA GGCTGACGGATAACTGCCGCAGCTGTGGGACTCGGAGCCTGCAGTTCCTCAGGGACCTGAAGTCCAAGCAGTCCCTGTCCCAGGCCGACCCCGCCGCCGTCAAGCTCATCATCCAGCAGATCTTGCGCTTGGGCCAG GAACTGAGGCCGAAGGGTATGGACGTCAGGCAGGACGAGCTGGGAGATCTGGTGGACAAGGAGATGGCTGCTACTGCCGCCGCCATTGAGGAGGCAGTGAGGCGGATTGAT GAAATGATGAACCAGGCGAGGAAGGACACCACTGGGGTCAAGCTGGAGGTCAACGAGAG AATCCTCTACTCCTGTACAGACCTGATGAAG GCCATCCGTATGCTTGTCGTCGCCTCAACAGACCTGCAGAAGGAGATTGTGGAGAGTGGACGG GGGGCCGCCACAATACGGGAGTTCTACGCCAAGAATTCTCGCTGGACTGAAGGCCTGATTTCTGCGTCTAAAGCCGTGGGCTGGGGGGCCACTCAGATGGT GGAGTCTGCCGACAAGGTGGTCCTGCACACAGGGAAGTATGAGGAGCTGATAGTGTGCTCCCATGAGATCGCTGCCAGCACCGCACAGTTGGTCGCTGCGTCCAAG GTGAAGGCTGACCGCAACAGCAGGAAGCTGACCACCCTGCAGCAAGCCTCTCGCTATGTCAATGAAATGGCAGCCAACGTGGTTGCCTCCACCAAGACTGGGCTGGACCAGATAGAGGACAAGG ACACCATGGATTTCTCCGGCATGTCTCTCATTAAACTGAAGAGAGAGGAGATGGAGTCCCAG gtgAAGGTGCTCGAGCTGGAAGCCCAGCTGGGCAATGAGCGGATACGCCTGGGGGAGCTGCGGAAGAAGCACTATGACCTGGCCGGGGTGCCCCTGGAGGAGCTCAGCGATGACGCCGGTTTCCTGAAGTCCGAGCCCCTGTCTCCCACCCCAGGAAAACCCACCATCATGAAGAAGCCCCCGCTGGCACAGAAACCCACCATCAAGCGGAATAGCAGCCCG tTCAGATAG
- the LOC136712475 gene encoding huntingtin-interacting protein 1-related protein isoform X3, which produces MNSIRQVPSRVKSKRTETNLGAEKEQFDKQQLASISKAINSTETPVKEKHARRIILGTHREKGAFTFWSYALGLPLASNSILSWKFCHVLHKVLRDGHTNSLQDCARHRSNIRETGVLWGNLHDLYGQLVALHCKLLCTKMDFHMKYPDIRPNLEASDEVLERTAGTNIDNVFQLTVEVFDYLDCELKLAETVFRQLNTSIAISTTTLGQCRLSPLIQVIQDSSQLYHFTVKLLFKLHACLPADTLQGHRDRFHDQFHRLKNFFNRARDMLYFKRLIQIPKLPDSPPNFLRASALAEHVKPVVVIPDEEPYDDDPEPLIEALDIFDKTFGPPNGGFDERDVQIDNLKREIEMLRAELEKIKAEAQRYITQLKSQINSLEAELEEQRIQKQRALVENEQLRMELEQLRQQGVETESVQANFVEAEKRALATELRYTKLKEKHAELVSSHAELLRKSADTVKMLSATQQTQEEVARTKQQLAFEVDRIKQEADMKLEEQKFEMEKLKRELEERRTELLRVQTALQGHLKSGEQLNSSLVGLQAEKEVLSQKVSEREAELITLKNSMTAQEASLQQQRDRTTRELGELQGKLKEKMSREEQLQQKLLEEQFSLLQGTVNEAENIIQDAVAKLDDPLHIRCTSSPDYLISRAEAALTSVDGVKKGHADYLRNMGDAGSLLRALAQFSHLTADTIVNGSATAHMAPTDHADRLTDNCRSCGTRSLQFLRDLKSKQSLSQADPAAVKLIIQQILRLGQELRPKGMDVRQDELGDLVDKEMAATAAAIEEAVRRIDEMMNQARKDTTGVKLEVNERILYSCTDLMKAIRMLVVASTDLQKEIVESGRGAATIREFYAKNSRWTEGLISASKAVGWGATQMVESADKVVLHTGKYEELIVCSHEIAASTAQLVAASKVKADRNSRKLTTLQQASRYVNEMAANVVASTKTGLDQIEDKDTMDFSGMSLIKLKREEMESQVKVLELEAQLGNERIRLGELRKKHYDLAGVPLEELSDDAGFLKSEPLSPTPGKPTIMKKPPLAQKPTIKRNSSPFR; this is translated from the exons TTGGCCAGCATCAGCAAAGCCATCAACAGCACTGAGACCCCAGTAAAGGAGAAGCATGCACGCA GAATCATCCTCGGGACGCACCGTGAGAAAGGAGCCTTCACGTTCTGGTCGTACGCGCTGGGCCTGCCCCTGGCCAGCAACTCCATCCTCAGCTGGAAGTTCTGCCATGTCCTGCACAAAGTCCTGCGAGATGGGCATACCAAT AGCCTGCAGGACTGCGCGAGGCATCGGAGCAACATTCGGGAGACGGGGGTTCTGTGG ggTAACTTGCATGATCTATATGGACAGCTTGTTGCACTTCACTGCAAGCTCCTGTGCACGAAGATGGATTTCCACATGAAG TATCCAGATATCCGCCCAAACCTTGAGGCATCGGATGAAGTCCTGGAGCGAACAGCCGGCACTAACATCGACAACGT TTTCCAGCTGACAGTGGAGGTGTTTGACTATCTTGACTGTGAGCTGAAGTTGGCAGAGACAG TCTTCCGGCAGCTCAACACCTCCATCGCCATCTCCACGACCACGTtggggcaatgcaggctgtccCCACTGATCCAGGTGATCCAGGACTCCAGTCAACTGTACCACTTCACCGTCAAGCTGCTCTTCAAACTGCATGCCT GTTTGCCAGCAGACACTCTTCAAGGGCACAGAGACCGATTCCATGACCAGTTCCACAG GCTGAAAAACTTCTTCAATCGGGCCAGAGACATGCTGTACTTCAAGAGACTCATCCAGATCCCCAAGCTCCCTGAT TCCCCCCCTAATTTCCTGCGTGCATCTGCACTGGCAGAGCACGTGAAGCCCGTGGTGGTGATACCAGATGAGGAGCCATACGACGACGACCCCGAACCTCTGATTGAG gcGCTGGACATATTTGATAAGACCTTCGGGCCTCCTAATGGTGGCTTTGATGAGAG GGATGTTCAGATAGACAACCTCAAGCGGGAGATTGAGATGCTCAGAGCCGAACTGGAGAAGATCAAAGCTGAG GCCCAGCGCTACATCACCCAGCTGAAGTCGCAGATCAACAGCCTGGAGGCGGAGCTGGAGGAGCAGCGGATACAGAAGCAGCGTGCCCTGGTGGAGAATGAGCAGCTGCGCATGGAGCTGGAGCAGCTGCGGCAGCAGGGCGTGGAGACAGAGAGCGTGCAGGCCAACTTCGTGGAGGCTGAGA AGCGAGCCCTGGCCACAGAGCTGCGCTACACCAAGCTGAAGGAGAAGCACGCCGAGCTGGTCAGCAGCCATGCGGAGCTCCTCAGGAAG agtGCGGACACTGTGAAGATGCTGTCGGCCACACAGCAGACCCAGGAGGAGGTGGCCAGGACCAAACAGCAGCTGGCCTTCGAGGTCGACCGGATCAAACAGGAGGCTGACATGAAG CTGGAAGAACAGAAATTTGAAATGGAGAAGCTGAAACGGGAACTGGAGGAGAGGAGAACGGAGCTGTTGCGAGTCCAAACAGCCCTGCAGGGGCATCTGAAG TCGGGCGAGCAGCTCAACAGCAGCCTGGTGGGGCTACAGGCTGAGAAGGAGGTGCTGTCCCAGAAGGTGAGCGAGCGTGAGGCGGAACTCATCACCCTGAAGAACAGCATGACAGCACAGGAGGCCTCCCTCCAGCAGCAGAGGGACAGGACAACCCGTGAACTGGGGGAGCTGCAGGGCAAACTGAAGGAGAAG ATGAGCAGAGAGGAGCAGCTGCAGCAGAAACTCCTGGAGGAGCAGTTCAGCCTGCTGCAGGGCACGGTGAACGAGGCCGAGAACATCATCCAGGATGCCGTGGCCAAGCTGGATGACCCCCTGCACATACGCTGTACCAGCTCCCCAG ACTACCTCATCAGCCGTGCAGAAGCCGCCCTGACCTCTGTTGACGGTGTGAAGAAGGGCCATGCTGACTACCTGAGGAACATGGGAG ATGCAGGCAGCCTGCTCAGGGCCCTTGCCCAGTTCTCCCACCTGACGGCCGACACCATCGTGAATGGCAGCGCCACAGCCCACATGGCCCCCACTGACCACGCCGACA GGCTGACGGATAACTGCCGCAGCTGTGGGACTCGGAGCCTGCAGTTCCTCAGGGACCTGAAGTCCAAGCAGTCCCTGTCCCAGGCCGACCCCGCCGCCGTCAAGCTCATCATCCAGCAGATCTTGCGCTTGGGCCAG GAACTGAGGCCGAAGGGTATGGACGTCAGGCAGGACGAGCTGGGAGATCTGGTGGACAAGGAGATGGCTGCTACTGCCGCCGCCATTGAGGAGGCAGTGAGGCGGATTGAT GAAATGATGAACCAGGCGAGGAAGGACACCACTGGGGTCAAGCTGGAGGTCAACGAGAG AATCCTCTACTCCTGTACAGACCTGATGAAG GCCATCCGTATGCTTGTCGTCGCCTCAACAGACCTGCAGAAGGAGATTGTGGAGAGTGGACGG GGGGCCGCCACAATACGGGAGTTCTACGCCAAGAATTCTCGCTGGACTGAAGGCCTGATTTCTGCGTCTAAAGCCGTGGGCTGGGGGGCCACTCAGATGGT GGAGTCTGCCGACAAGGTGGTCCTGCACACAGGGAAGTATGAGGAGCTGATAGTGTGCTCCCATGAGATCGCTGCCAGCACCGCACAGTTGGTCGCTGCGTCCAAG GTGAAGGCTGACCGCAACAGCAGGAAGCTGACCACCCTGCAGCAAGCCTCTCGCTATGTCAATGAAATGGCAGCCAACGTGGTTGCCTCCACCAAGACTGGGCTGGACCAGATAGAGGACAAGG ACACCATGGATTTCTCCGGCATGTCTCTCATTAAACTGAAGAGAGAGGAGATGGAGTCCCAG gtgAAGGTGCTCGAGCTGGAAGCCCAGCTGGGCAATGAGCGGATACGCCTGGGGGAGCTGCGGAAGAAGCACTATGACCTGGCCGGGGTGCCCCTGGAGGAGCTCAGCGATGACGCCGGTTTCCTGAAGTCCGAGCCCCTGTCTCCCACCCCAGGAAAACCCACCATCATGAAGAAGCCCCCGCTGGCACAGAAACCCACCATCAAGCGGAATAGCAGCCCG tTCAGATAG